A stretch of the Campylobacter sp. 19-13652 genome encodes the following:
- the carB gene encoding carbamoyl-phosphate synthase large subunit, whose translation MPKRTDINTILLIGSGPIVIGQACEFDYSGTQAAKTLKELGYRVVLINSNPATIMTDPDFADATYIEPITKESILNIIKKEHVDAILPTMGGQVALNVAMQLYESGELGAVKFIGANPEAIKKGEDRVAFKEAMIKIGMDLPRSAYAYTMDEALKAADEIGFPLIIRASFTLGGGGSGVAYNIDEFREIAAAGIEASPIDEILIEESLLGWKEYEMEVIRDYNDNCIIVCSIENFDPMGVHTGDSITIAPALTLTDKEYQAMRDASFAVLREIGVDTGGSNVQFAINPKNGRMTIIEMNPRVSRSSALASKATGYPIAKVATLLAVGFSLDEIKNDITGTPASFEPVIDYIVTKIPRFTFEKFKGVDERLGTAMKSVGEVMAIGASFKESVQKALCSLERDYFGFNHLSLSQDEIIHGLRNANEKRILIIAQAFREGMSVEQIHELSGVDPWFLSQIKEIVEFEARINMDILNDAELMRRAKVMGFSDEMIAYLINLNDGLGSTQNDVYYARKELGVSADFREVDTCAGEFAALTPYLYSSTSPTPIAQPSTSKQGKSVLIIGGGPNRIGQGIEFDYCCVQASFALRDMGVKSIMYNCNPETVSTDYDTSDVLYFEPIDFEHLRAVIERERPDGVIVHFGGQTPLKYAKKLTAMGAKIIGTSARVIDVAEDRKKFSEFICAINVKQPQNATATSEAEAVIKAAAIGYPVLVRPSYVLGGRAMRRVYSESELREYMSEAVSVSHNSPVLIDKFLQDATELDVDAISDGKDVFVGAIMEHIEEAGIHSGDSASILPPLNLSDDLIEQIYTCTKEIALNLGVVGLMNIQYAIYENELYIIEVNPRASRTVPFVSKAIGLAMAKIATRVMWQGGLKEAIKFYDTYGVLYERNDGILTTTQKPYICVKESVFPFNKLSGADPILSPEMKSTGEVMGISKSFELSFAKAQIASQNALPKEGKVLLTLADADKIAGIALARELSSLGFSLVATGGTHKALKAAGIECEAVYKISEARPNVEDALKNRQIALVINTSDAKSSASDGAKIRQLVLRLKVPYFTNLRAASVAIRSISAMQKSEVNSVGSLQEYLSLR comes from the coding sequence ATGCCTAAACGCACCGACATTAACACCATTTTACTAATAGGCTCAGGGCCAATAGTCATAGGGCAGGCTTGTGAGTTTGACTACTCTGGCACGCAGGCGGCAAAGACCCTAAAAGAGCTAGGTTACCGAGTGGTGCTTATAAACTCAAACCCAGCTACCATTATGACTGACCCAGACTTTGCGGACGCTACCTACATCGAGCCAATCACAAAAGAGAGCATTTTAAACATCATCAAAAAAGAGCACGTCGATGCGATACTGCCCACTATGGGCGGACAGGTGGCACTAAACGTGGCTATGCAGCTTTATGAAAGTGGCGAGCTTGGGGCGGTTAAATTTATAGGCGCTAACCCAGAAGCGATAAAAAAGGGCGAGGATAGAGTTGCTTTTAAAGAGGCGATGATAAAAATCGGTATGGACTTGCCACGCTCGGCTTATGCCTACACTATGGACGAGGCCTTAAAGGCAGCCGATGAGATAGGCTTTCCGCTTATAATTCGTGCTAGCTTTACCTTAGGCGGAGGCGGTAGCGGCGTGGCGTATAATATCGATGAGTTTCGCGAGATAGCCGCAGCTGGCATTGAGGCAAGCCCAATAGACGAAATCCTAATCGAAGAAAGCTTGCTAGGCTGGAAAGAGTATGAGATGGAGGTTATTAGGGACTATAATGATAACTGCATAATCGTCTGCTCGATTGAAAACTTTGACCCTATGGGCGTGCATACAGGCGATAGTATCACCATAGCACCAGCGCTCACGCTAACTGATAAAGAGTATCAAGCAATGCGTGATGCCTCCTTTGCGGTGCTGCGAGAAATAGGCGTCGATACAGGCGGCAGCAACGTGCAGTTTGCCATAAATCCAAAAAACGGACGAATGACAATTATTGAGATGAATCCACGAGTTAGCCGCAGCTCCGCCCTAGCCAGCAAGGCCACAGGCTACCCCATCGCCAAAGTCGCCACCCTGCTAGCTGTGGGCTTTAGCCTGGATGAGATAAAAAACGACATCACAGGCACGCCAGCTAGCTTTGAGCCAGTGATTGATTATATCGTTACAAAAATTCCACGCTTTACCTTTGAGAAATTTAAAGGCGTCGATGAGCGGCTGGGGACTGCGATGAAAAGCGTAGGCGAAGTAATGGCGATTGGCGCTAGCTTTAAAGAGAGCGTGCAAAAGGCGCTTTGCAGCTTAGAGCGTGATTATTTTGGCTTTAACCACCTAAGCCTAAGCCAAGATGAGATAATCCACGGACTTAGAAACGCAAATGAAAAGCGGATTTTAATAATCGCCCAGGCCTTTAGGGAGGGTATGAGCGTGGAGCAGATCCACGAGCTAAGCGGCGTGGATCCGTGGTTTTTAAGCCAAATCAAAGAGATAGTCGAATTTGAAGCACGCATAAATATGGACATCCTAAACGACGCCGAGCTAATGAGACGAGCCAAGGTTATGGGCTTTAGCGATGAGATGATAGCTTATCTGATAAATTTAAACGACGGCTTAGGCAGCACGCAAAATGACGTCTATTACGCCAGAAAAGAGCTTGGCGTGAGTGCGGATTTTAGGGAGGTAGATACCTGCGCTGGGGAGTTTGCCGCCCTTACGCCATATCTTTACTCAAGCACATCGCCCACGCCTATAGCCCAGCCAAGCACGAGCAAGCAGGGCAAAAGCGTGCTAATAATCGGCGGCGGCCCAAACCGCATAGGACAGGGCATAGAGTTTGACTACTGCTGCGTGCAGGCGAGCTTTGCGCTGCGTGATATGGGCGTAAAAAGCATAATGTATAACTGCAACCCAGAAACCGTCAGCACCGATTATGACACCAGCGACGTGCTATATTTTGAGCCGATAGATTTTGAGCATTTGCGAGCGGTGATTGAGCGAGAGAGGCCTGATGGCGTCATAGTCCATTTTGGCGGACAGACCCCGCTAAAATACGCTAAGAAGCTCACCGCAATGGGCGCAAAAATCATAGGCACAAGTGCGCGCGTTATTGACGTGGCAGAGGATAGAAAGAAATTTAGCGAATTTATCTGTGCCATAAACGTCAAGCAGCCACAAAACGCCACTGCCACAAGCGAAGCCGAAGCCGTCATAAAAGCCGCCGCCATCGGCTATCCAGTGCTAGTGCGACCTAGCTACGTGCTAGGCGGACGGGCTATGCGTCGAGTTTATAGCGAGAGTGAGCTGCGTGAGTATATGAGCGAAGCTGTAAGCGTGAGCCACAACTCCCCAGTGCTGATTGATAAATTTCTCCAAGACGCTACGGAGTTAGACGTTGACGCCATCAGCGACGGCAAGGACGTCTTTGTGGGGGCGATAATGGAGCATATCGAAGAAGCAGGCATACACAGCGGCGACTCAGCCTCAATCCTGCCGCCTTTAAATTTAAGCGACGATTTAATCGAGCAAATTTACACCTGCACCAAAGAAATCGCCCTAAATCTGGGCGTCGTGGGGCTTATGAATATCCAGTATGCCATTTATGAAAACGAGCTATATATCATCGAAGTAAATCCACGTGCAAGCCGCACCGTGCCGTTTGTCAGCAAGGCAATAGGGCTAGCGATGGCTAAAATCGCCACTCGTGTAATGTGGCAGGGCGGGCTAAAAGAGGCGATTAAATTTTACGACACCTACGGCGTGCTTTACGAGCGAAACGACGGCATTTTAACTACCACGCAAAAGCCCTACATCTGCGTAAAAGAGAGTGTCTTTCCGTTTAATAAGCTAAGTGGGGCTGACCCTATCCTAAGCCCAGAGATGAAAAGCACAGGCGAGGTGATGGGCATTAGCAAGAGCTTTGAGCTTAGCTTTGCAAAGGCTCAAATCGCAAGCCAAAACGCCCTGCCAAAGGAGGGCAAGGTGCTGCTAACCTTGGCTGACGCTGATAAAATCGCAGGCATTGCGCTTGCTCGTGAGCTTTCTAGCCTTGGCTTTAGCCTAGTCGCCACTGGTGGCACGCACAAGGCCTTAAAAGCCGCTGGCATTGAGTGCGAGGCAGTGTATAAAATCAGCGAAGCCCGCCCAAATGTCGAGGACGCTCTAAAAAATCGCCAAATCGCTCTAGTTATAAACACCAGCGACGCCAAAAGCAGCGCCAGCGACGGAGCGAAAATTCGCCAGCTAGTCCTGCGGCTAAAAGTGCCGTATTTTACGAACTTGCGAGCCGCAAGCGTGGCAATCCGCTCAATCAGCGCAATGCAAAAAAGCGAAGTAAATTCAGTAGGAAGCCTGCAGGAGTATCTAAGCTTAAGATAA
- the hchA gene encoding glyoxalase III HchA has protein sequence MSELSKKPVVDVAEDNAFFPSEFSLSQFTAPKTDYDGSKYERKVSGKKVLAIMTEERYLLMKNGTFFSTGNHPVETLVPLLHLVEAGFEVDFATISGAPVKFEFWAMPSDDEAVKGLFERYKKELKSPLKLSEIDLDASDYAAVFVPGGHGAMAGVPESADVANALNWAMKNDRHVIAICHGPVAFLATAANGEFAFKGYEMVAFPDGEFDAALVEIGYTPGGLPYFVPERLRALGAKVLNSDIKGAVHKDRKLLTGDSPLASNALGKLAAQELLATFA, from the coding sequence ATGAGCGAACTAAGCAAAAAACCAGTAGTAGATGTGGCGGAGGATAACGCATTTTTCCCGTCAGAGTTTTCACTTTCGCAGTTTACTGCGCCAAAGACCGATTATGACGGTAGCAAATATGAGCGCAAAGTAAGCGGCAAAAAGGTGCTTGCGATAATGACCGAGGAGCGATATTTGCTGATGAAAAATGGCACGTTTTTTTCCACAGGTAATCATCCTGTCGAGACACTTGTGCCGCTTTTACATCTAGTTGAGGCTGGCTTTGAGGTGGATTTTGCCACGATTAGCGGTGCGCCTGTGAAGTTTGAGTTTTGGGCTATGCCTAGCGATGATGAGGCTGTTAAGGGGCTTTTTGAACGCTATAAAAAAGAGCTAAAAAGCCCACTAAAGCTTAGCGAGATTGACCTTGACGCATCAGATTATGCGGCGGTTTTCGTCCCTGGCGGACACGGCGCTATGGCTGGTGTGCCTGAGAGTGCGGACGTTGCAAATGCGCTAAATTGGGCGATGAAAAATGACCGTCACGTCATCGCGATATGCCACGGACCAGTCGCGTTTTTGGCTACTGCGGCTAATGGTGAGTTTGCCTTTAAAGGTTATGAGATGGTGGCATTTCCTGATGGTGAGTTTGACGCTGCTTTGGTTGAGATTGGTTATACTCCTGGTGGGCTGCCTTATTTTGTGCCAGAACGACTTCGTGCGCTTGGTGCAAAGGTGCTAAATAGCGATATAAAGGGCGCGGTACATAAAGACAGAAAGCTTTTAACAGGCGATAGTCCGCTAGCTAGTAACGCTCTTGGTAAGCTTGCTGCACAGGAGCTTCTTGCTACGTTTGCGTAG